A region from the Biomphalaria glabrata chromosome 14, xgBioGlab47.1, whole genome shotgun sequence genome encodes:
- the LOC129922887 gene encoding uncharacterized protein LOC129922887 gives MIPGTYKLKLVDGTVRDYPLACVSIESDYIVGKYVVACFKDPVADLILGNVDINVSQEFDCAAVTRSAKDRENDSGPVNECGILEDCRDVLGTSDDFLREQLSDPSLKDLWERHVDNCVDNKKNGSVEYKVFDRLLYRVFRGEFGEEERQLVVPSAKREIVLKTAHESMLAGHLSLRKTKSKIYKYFFWQGLDRDIKEFVRSCDICQKARVPRRCDRVELGQMNVVTTPFYKVATDIIGPLEITDNKNRYILTVVDVATRWPEAIPLRNINTETVIEALTNIFCRIGLPIEILSDQGPQFTSELYKQVCEFFSVKPVHSTIYHPSSNGMIERLNSTLKSFLRKVCQDSPHDWDRKVSAALFAYREVPNETTGLSPFELVYGRQMRGPLAILKQVFVNAEEETEYKNVFTYLVDLKQRLSEVTSIAKSNSDANKKKYKMQYDKYSSRRDINEGDCVLVLKPHRDNKMSVFWQGPYKVVNKISKFNYVVEKENKIKVYHINRLMKYHCRVKEVSNSNVETEDTNELLSANMVSVVGEEEVDEQDGENEDVMANIPTLEIRSEEMSGGNVLTQVKINPDLNAIQKKQVDDILSEFKDIISDIPGRAKVEEFKIKLVDTKPVTLKPYAVPIHLRDKVKQEIDSMLDLGIIGPTDSPYAAPVVIIKKKDGTLRPCIDFRKLNNVSEIPAEVIPEQEDLFNMLYKAKYFTLLDLTKGYWQIPICETSKPFTAFRVLGEHYMFHYLPFGLSGAPNHFNKIVKRMLRGLENVLFYFDDICIFSEDWDRHIESVRNVFSALRKNGFTLKPAKLEVGFTNVKFLGHSVGQGVVKPDHSNVKKILEFKTPSTKKELRGLIGLINYYSRFIPKHADLVFPFTELLRRGKSMRVDWSCECAEALKRVQACLCKYPILRLPDFSLPFYLQTDASDKGISGILSQCVNGMLHPIKFVSRKLLPREQKYSIIEREGLAIIYAIKKLDRYLAGKKFHLQTDHKALSYLRSTNFTNARITRWALMLQDYSFDVVHVKGEDNLLADLCSRLL, from the coding sequence ATGATTCCTGGTACTTACAAATTAAAGCTTGTCGATGGGACAGTCAGGGATTACCCATTGGCGTGTGTAAGTATTGAGTCGGATTACATTGTTGGGAAATATGTGGTTGCTTGTTTTAAAGACCCTGTTGCAGATTTGATTCTTGGGAATGTTGATATTAATGTGAGTCAGGAGTTTGATTGCGCAGCAGTAACTAGGTCAgcgaaagatagagagaatgatAGTGGCCCTGTAAATGAGTGTGGAATATTGGAAGATTGTCGTGATGTTTTAGGTACGAGTGATGATTTTTTACGTGAACAACTGAGTGATCCGTCTTTGAAAGATCTATGGGAGCGACATGTGGATAATTGTGTAGATAATAAAAAGAATGGAAGTGTGGAATATAAAGTGTTTGATAGACTATTGTACAGAGTGTTTAGGGGAGAGTTTGGTGAGGAAGAAAGACAGTTAGTTGTACCCTCAGCTAAGAGAGAAATTGTGTTGAAAACTGCTCATGAGAGTATGTTAGCAGGGCATTTGTCATTAAGAAAGACTAAAAGTaaaatctacaaatattttttctggcAAGGtttagatagagacataaaagAGTTTGTGAGGTCGTGTGATATTTGTCAGAAAGCTAGAGTGCCGCGTCGTTGTGACAGAGTGGAGCTAGGCCAAATGAATGTTGTTACCACTCCGTTTTACAAAGTTGCTACAGATATTATTGGGCCATTGGAGATAACTGACAATAAGAATAGGTATATTTTGACAGTGGTAGATGTCGCTACCAGATGGCCAGAAGCGATACCTCTGAGGAATATAAATACAGAAACAGTTATTGAGGCACTAACTAATATTTTTTGTAGAATAGGGCTACCTATAGAAATATTAAGTGATCAAGGCCCCCAGTTTACCTCCGAATTGTACAAACAGGTGTGCGAATTTTTCTCAGTTAAACCCGTGCACTCCACTATATACcaccccagctctaatggtatgATAGAAAGGCTCAATTCTactttaaaatcctttttaaggAAAGTATGTCAGGATAGCCCTCATGATTGGGACCGGAAAGTTAGTGCAGCATTGTTCGCCTACCGAGAGGTACCTAATGAGACAACGGGGTTGTCGCCATTTGAGCTTGTCTATGGGAGACAAATGAGAGGCCCACTGGCTATTTTGAAGCAAGTATTTGTAAATGCTGAAGAAGAAACTGAatataagaatgtgttcacttATTTAGTGGActtaaaacaaagattatcaGAGGTGACTTCTATTGCTAAATCTAACAGCGATGCAAACAAAAAGAAGTACAAAATGCAATATGACAAATATTCGTCTAGACGAGACATTAATGAGGGTGACTGTGTTTTAGTCCTCAAGCCACACAGAGACAATAAGATGTCCGTGTTTTGGCAAGGCCCGTATAAGGTTGTGAATAAAATATCAAAGTTCAATTACGTTGTTGagaaagaaaataagataaaGGTGTATCACATAAACCGACTCATGAAATATCACTGTAGGGTAAAGGAAGTAAGCAATTCAAACGTTGAAACTGAGGATACAAATGAACTTTTATCAGCTAACATGGTATCAGTTGTGGGGGAAGAAGAAGTTGATGAGCAGGATGGGGAGAATGAAGATGTAATGGCCAACATCCCAACGCTAGAGATTAGGTCGGAAGAAATGAGTGGCGGGAATGTGTTGACGCAGGTCAAAATTAATCCCGATTTGAATGCTATACAAAAGAAGCAAGTTGATGACATTTTGAGTGAATTTAAAGACATAATATCTGATATTCCTGGTAGAGCCAAGGTCGAagagtttaaaattaaattggttGATACGAAACCTGTGACTTTAAAACCATATGCGGTACCTATCCACTTAAGAGATAAAGTTAAGCAAGAGATTGACAGCATGTTGGATTTGGGAATTATAGGGCCAACAGACTCCCCCTATGCAGCGCCCgttgttataataaaaaagaaagacggAACTTTGCGACCTTGTAttgattttagaaaattaaataatgtttcTGAAATACCCGCTGAGGTAATTCCCGAACAAGAAGATTTGTTCAACATGCTATATAAAGCTAAGTACTTTACGTTACTGGATCTGACTAAGGGTTACTGGCAAATTCCAATTTGTGAAACAAGCAAACCATTTACAGCATTTAGAGTTTTGGGAGAACATTATATGTTCCATTATTTACCCTTTGGATTAAGCGGTGCTCCTAATCACTTTAACAAGATTGTTAAGCGCATGTTAAGaggtttagaaaatgtattgttttatttcgatGACATTTGTATTTTCAGTGAGGACTGGGACAGACACATTGAAAGTGTTCGTAATGTATTTAGTGCTTTAAGAAAGAATGGATTTACATTAAAACCCGCCAAATTGGAGGTGGGCTTTACTAATGTAAAATTTCTAGGTCATAGTGTCGGACAGGGAGTTGTCAAACCTGATCATAGTAATGTGAAAAAGATTTTGGAATTTAAGACTCCAAGTACAAAAAAGGAACTTCGTGGTTTGATTGGGTTAATTAACTACTACAGTAGGTTTATACCAAAACACGCGGATTTAGTTTTTCCTTTTACGGAATTATTACGTCGTGGAAAATCCATGAGAGTCGactggagctgtgagtgtgCGGAGGCATTGAAGAGAGTACAGGCCTGTCTATGTAAGTATCCTATTCTTCGTTTGCCTGATTTTTCTCTACCGTTCTATCTCCAGACTGATGCCTCAGACAAAGGGATCTCTGGCATTCTTAGCCAGTGTGTGAATGGTATGTTGCATCCTATAAAATTTGTGAGCCGTAAGTTGTTGCCTCGGGAGCAGAAGTATTCTATCATTGAACGGGAAGGATTGGCCATTAtatatgcaataaaaaaattggaCAGGTATCTGGCCGGAAAAAAATTTCATCTCCAGACTGACCACAAGGCTTTATCTTACCTTAGGAGCACTAACTTTACCAATGCACGTATTACAAGATGGGCGCTGATGTTACAGGATTATTCCTTTGATGTTGTTCATGTCAAAGGGGAGGACAATCTGCTTGCTGATCTGTGTTCAAGATTGCTATAG